TTCCCGACGACAGAAAATAGAAACTTTGGACTCGGTAAAAGGTTCGGGCCCGGGGTTTTTTGCCCGGCCAGCAGTTCGTTCGCTCGGCTGAGGGTCGAGGCGGTCAGTGCACGGCCACAGACTGCAGTGTGGAGGGGCTCGTCAGAGTCTCGCTCGGGGTCGCAGGGCTGCTTTGGCTCGTCGCTGTCTGTGGGGACGTCGGGCTCAGGGACTGTGGAGAGTTTGATAGAAAGGCGGGGATGTGTGGCGGTAACGCCGAGAAACCGGGCATGGAGGTCGGGGTGGGCTTGATCGGCACGGGGATAGCCGGTAAGGACTGTCCCCCGTGACACAGGGACTTGATGGGCATGCCGTAGGCACTGTAGTCGCCGCCCGCCATGGAGATGGGGGCCGCCGTGTCAATCACGCTGGTGTTGTACATGTGGGGCCAGGCTGTCGTCAGCTGGTTGTGGAGCGGGTACCCGGCAGACATGGACTGCATGGTGGAGAACGCCAGGCTCCCCGGGACCTTGTACTCTCGGGCGATGATGTTCTCGATGGCGAACGGGTGCTTGAAAGTTGACGTCTGAGACACTCCGAGGTTGTAGGTTGACATCTGGGGCAGGTGCGTGCCGGTGGCCGCCAGCGCGCTCAGCCTCAGCTTGGCTTGCTGCTGGAGGTAATGCGCAGCATCCGACTGCTTGCTCGGCGCCAAGTGATCGGACGAAGTCAACACTTTGAACCTTTTGCGGCGCCTCAAGAAACTTCCATTCTCAAACATGTCCCCGCAGCTGGGGTGCAGAGCCCAGAAACTGCCCTTACCTGGCTGATCTGGGCGCCGGGGGATCTTAATGAAGCAGTCGTTGAAGGACAGGTTGTGTCGCAGCGAGTTCTGCCACCGCTGAGTGTTTTCCCTGTAGTAGGGGAACCTATCCATGATGAACTTGTAAATTTCACTGAGGGGCAGCATCTTCTCGGGGCAGCTCTGGATCGCCATGGCAGTGAGGGAGATGTAGGAGTAAGGTGGCTTCTGATCGCTGTACGTGTTTCTCCCCGGACGAGGCATCCTCGATGTCTTCAGGGGtgggggaggaaaagaaaaagcagtttttttaaaaaaaaaaaagaataaaaaaatagtcTCCCTTAATTCCTAGGCGAAAGCTTGCCGCTCCTCATGAAACCAACCGCGGAGGAAAAAGTTTTCAGTACGGGCAGAGCACCGGAGTTGCGTTGCgcgtacaaaaacaaaaaaaaaaaaaagaaaaaaaaaaagctcgaCAGCCGGGTTGGAGCGCCTCTGCAGTGAGCAGGCGGACGGGCGGTGCACATTTATGGAGCGACGGCTGCTGTAAAGTCTTCTCTCGCAAAGTAAGTCAGCTTGTCCCGCTAGCAGAGCTGAATAGACTTCATCTGGCGTCCTCCGATAAGACGAGCTAAGTGGATGCCTCCATGGCCTTCCTCTAACCATCTGATAGTTTTATGTGGTGACATGAGCAGAAAAGACCCCTGTAGAGGCGCTCCATTAATGTGCCACCTCTTTGCTATCACATGACAATTGccacgggaggaggaggaggaggaggaggagggatgtgtgtgtgtgtggggggggggggggggggggggggggggggggtctgggAGGGGAAGGCATAATCTGGTTTCATTTACACCTATTTACATGGACACCTTGGGCCAATGGAAATCATTTCcatttgaagacagaaaaaggggTGAAAAGGCTCGGCAACCGGAATTGAACTGCGATGGCACTCAGTGTGTGAAGGTATGCGCTTCAAAAATACTTCTTCAGCGGGACTTTGCGGTTAAGTCGCGAGTATATAATGTTAATGGACGTGAGGATGATTCGGCGTGTTGTAAATGCACTGACATCCAGTCATAactatttgttctgttttttaagaGGCCGACGTGCGTTGGCGCGGATTTATTAAACATATGagcaaagcttttatttttggatttttttttttttaagattatttaaaaatgcgtgttgtttttttgggtttttttttttttttttttgctttttcttcctcGCTGTTCTCTTAATAATATTGTTGACGAGACGCGATGCAAAAAATAATTAGCCACGAGCAGAGTGTTGCTGATGAGCCCGACTATTAGTTTTTCTCTCAGCTAATTTCGCCCTGAGCTGAGCGGAGGAAGCAAGACGAtctgaaaacatcaacacaatgcaaacagcaacagaaaagaaaaaaatacttcatgaGGAAATCAGGTCCATTGTGTTTATGTAAAGGAGATTCAAAAAAAGTACTTCAGGAATGCAAATAAACCCTTGAGGATGGTGTGGCGAGAAACTGTATAAAATATCCATAAGTCAATTATATGAATGTGAAAACCAAATGGGAAGCCTATTTTGAGCTATTGCCATTcaagtccctttttttttttttttttttttttggccagggCCACCTTTCCGCTTGGAGGGTTTGCAATGCCGGggaccacacacacgcacacgcagaTTTGCTCATAATTTATGCTAATTTCCCCCCATAAATCCACAATGCACCCCATCACCAGTCTGACGGATTACGAAAAGAATCGCATTGCGGGGGGACACCGCagctaggtttttttttccttcacccAGAAAGCAGGAGcaggctggaggagagcagagcgTCCTCACTGCTGCATGACGGCTGTTTAAAactctttaaagaaaaacacccGAGTCaacacaaatgatgaaaaaggaaatgtggaAAGGTGTCTTTTTAATTCtagaaaaaatacaaactggGAAAAAgtcacgtttaaaaaaaaaaaaaaacctccgcGCTGGTTTCTTCCCCTGCAGAGTGCCTTTTAACACCTGTCATTTCCCATTAACGTTCAGCTGAAAAGGTTTTGTCCAAAAGGAAGTGGCCCAGTCGACCCATCTCGGATAATGACAACACACTGCCAAGTACCAAACATCATCTGACATCCAGCTTATCCATTCATTCCTTCATTCATTcgttgattttaaaaaaggaataacaaaaaaatacatatcatgCTGCTGGCTCTCACTCAGATGGTCCCTGCGCATAGCAGTCAGATCGGcgcgttttttgttttgttttgtttggggtttttttgttttttgtaattgtcTGGGTTTTTTTATATGTGATTACCATGAGCTGTTAAAATAATACACACACCAAGGCACGCAGCAAATTAAACACAGGGTATTTGGATTTTACGCGCGATTTTACGCACCGTTTTTACGCAAATGTTTGCTGTTTGCCAAactatttgttttcatggtcTCAGCTCACTCCTTTGCAAGTTAACCCGCAACTCTCACATTAACCAGCCACACGGGAGCAGTaagagtattttctttttcttttctttttttttcttcttttctttacctcctcctctcacacacagaccgGTGTGGCTTTTTGAGCTCCAGGGTTATGGGATATTGGTAGGCCTTTTGTCCCCGTcgaatgcacacacagaaaataccaCCATGACTCTGAATCTGAATGGGGTTTTTAGCTGCTCCCAAACTCCCCGAGTTCAAGCAGCAGTAGATCAAGTCTGCACTATGTTTGGTCATTTGTAGAAAAACCCGAACAAAGGTTGGGATAAGCCAAATTGCATTGCACTTGTGAACCGTGCCTCGGCCTGAAGTATCCTTTATagcaggagaggggggggaACCAAGAACAATTTTGTAtgagctttcaaaaaaaaaaaaaaaaaacgaggagcGAAAACAAAGGGCACTTTCTGAAACATCTTAAAGTAGAGTAGTGAGGCGTGACATTCCCAGGGTGACGAGACACAAAAGCTGAGGTCATGGGGATGAAAAAGAGAATCAAACAGCCACTTTCACACGTCTGCCCTCCGCCGCTGCGGCCCCCCCAGCTCCGACACAATAGGAAACAAATGTTGTTAAAAGAGGATCGATGCCATTCATCCTAAAGCAGCGAATGATAGCCAAACAATATTGTCACAGTGAATTCGAGTTGAGATATGCTGCCACCCAGACCtgcggagggagagagggagggagagagggagagagaggaggggggagagaaagaaaaatctggCTTTCAGGGAACCATTAAGAGGAATTTAAAGATGTGGGGGCTTTTTTTACGCAGGAGGGGAGTGAGATTAAAGTTAGTGAATTAAAATGATTGGACGTGGAAGAACAacttttattcttatttttttaatttatttttattattctgaatGTTGGTCTACATTTTTTGGACCCTTTtaatacatgtttgttttgttttgttttgttttttttgtttttttgtttttttgttttttttacaggcagACAAATCGTTGCCCGAGGTTTAACAAACACGCATAATCCCTCCCGAATTATGGGTGAAAATCACCACAAAACAATGATTTGCGATCTCTCCGTCACGCAGATTTATCGTGACCAGGCCCGCAGACTAACAGGGggatatgttttggtttttttcccccacatctATACCTGCTGCAGCCTCCGCGTTGCGGCGCATGCACTGCTGCTGCGAAGAAAAAACTCTCCAACCCAGCCAATAGGCCCGCGCTGCTAATTAAGTCCGTGGTGATTTCagcccccccccgccccccagaGATGTTTTACGGTGCAATTAAGGACGCGCTGATGATAAGGTATGAATATTCAGCAGAATGACAATTAAttagcagacagagaggactCTTACTGCACCCTCCTCGATGGGAGATGCAGCCTATATGACGGGACACTCACACTACTTAAAGGCCATCTTCATCACGATGCCCCCCTTGAataggatttatttatttatttattttttttaagacagaaaaataaaatcacaatcatttctgtatttgcaAACACGACCACTAATATAAATCTACGATATGGTGATTATTTTGAAtgttattttcaatttattCTAACAAACAGTGGGATTATGGTGCAGGCAGAGCAGCCCGCTCCATTAGTTAGTTGTGTCTGGGTGACATCAGAGGGAGTACCTGGCACCAGACCTCAGGGCATTCACAGCATATGCTCAGATTATGCTTAATGGTCTAATTACATAAATTAGGCATCCATTATACGGCACATCATCTGTAACAGATATCTCAATTTATACAGAGGCTGGAACTTGTGATTTTAATTCGCCTGTGAAGGGTTTCTTCTAATTAGACAcaaaaagagatgaagaaggGAAGAAATGTTGACCAGTAAGGCTCTTTTTTAATCCAGGACACCaagggatttttaaaaaaaaataatttctttattttcacgtttttatttttgattaatttaaatgtttatgttattttactttattataaTTGTGGGATATacttttttactgtgtttgcaGCAGTTTCACTCTGTCACCATCAGATGGTGGCAAGCTCTGTACTCTTTTTCAGTTACTGTGTAAtgctatctatccatctatccatctatctatctatctatctatctatctatctatctatgattttattttgaaggggtCAATGTGACAATTTGTGCACAGtatagatataaaaaaacacatctaccCATCTATCTGTTGTATTACTATGAATTTGTGTCTGCAGGCacgtgagtgtgtgcatgtgaagtgtctgtgtgtgtgtgtgtgtgtgtgtgtgtgtgtgtgtgtgtgtgtgtgtgtgtgtgtgtgtgtgtgtgtgtgtgtgtgtgtgtgtgtgtgtgcgtgtatgtgtgtgtgtgtgggagggctgTCCCAGTTCATTGACTCCATATGGTGAGAAACAGCAGGACTGATGAGTGTACTACCTGAGGTCCGTGTTTGTGCTGTGGACTGTAACCAAAACACAGGGCCCcccgctccctccctccatgACCCCTCCCTGCATAATTCATTACAGACAAGACAGTGCGGCTCGGGCTCTCATTTCATCATttagccttttttctttttttggtgacaGATGACTCGGAGACAACAAATCATCCCGTTAAACTACACATGATACTTAGCCAGCTGACAGatgtggagaggaaggagcaAAAGAGCAAGAGGAAAGTGGCGCGGCAAGATGgtgagacagagggaaaaatgTAAATGGGGCGAGAGATGAGAggataaaaaacagaataacaaCATGAGTCCATTTCAATATTGAGAAGAAAATGCGGGAGCCCTTCACTGCTACACTATGTATGACTGTATAATGAACTGGTTCCACATGAGCTACAATCATGGAAATTCTCACTTACTGTATATATTGTAGAAAATGAGAGAATAATGCAATGTGAGGTTATAATATATTAACAACAAACTCGACGGAAAGAGTGAACTTTCACCGTGAAGCAGGAAGATTAAAGGGCTATTATGCAGGAAAAGAGTATGAATTAACATAGTTCAATCAGACACAAAGAGTTACCTTTTcacagaggatgaaaatgaGGTGGATGGCTTTGTGATGGATCATCTGTGCAGCTGCAcaatgaggaagagaaaatacCAAGTTCAGAAGGGTGGGGTGTCTTTTTTAACTGATGTACCACACAACCGGATGACATTTGACATATTGACTGAAGAGCAGAAATGGATCAATACTTTGGGTCACTTTAAGTGAAATCACATCCTCCTGAGGTCAATGTTGTAGGTTTAACCTTTCACCTTTCCTTTCCATTGCGGGGAAGTGGTTATTATTGGGGtttctgacaaaacaatctGGTTGAAAGTGACCacatcagcatgacagcacacCACTAAAAATATCACTCTGGCatgtaattaaacatttttggaactTGCCTTGAACTGAAGTGGTCTTTGTCGtttaaaatcaactttctttcaTGAATATAATTATAATACGTCCCTGTGCAGTAAGGGATACACAACGCCGCTTGCTTAGAGAAAGCCTTCATTTGAAGTTCATTCGATTGTCCATGGAAAAATTATTGAAATATTTGTATATACAGTCAAGCCCGAAAGTATTCATACCCCTGGAGAATTTGACTTAAACTTACTTACAGCAAGTTTTTTTTGACCAGAAATGACACAGGCTTCTCCCAGAAGACAATGAGACGATGTACAAGAGGCatcattgtggaaaaaaatatttctcagcTTCTATTTACATTTGAACAAAAGGTGGCATGTCCAAAATTATTCCTACCCTTTGCAAACTGTCACAGTCTATGGGAATATCCAAAGTTCTATACCATTCCAAATAGTCCAGGCTGTTCTAAAGCATCCCAATTACCCTGATTCACTGGGAACAGCTGTTTTAATCAACTCAACAGGTgaaaagcagcagctctctgcagtcAGCTTGTGGGCAGTCATGGCTAAGACAAAGGAGCTCACTGAGGACCTGCGGCTGCGCATCGTGGCTGCTCACAAGTCAGGAAAGGGCTATAAGACCATATCTAAATGTTGCAAGTTCCAGTGGCTACAGTACAAagtattattaaaaaatacaagacGTCCCGCATTATGCGAAATCTCAGAGGACGTGGTCGAAAGCCAAAAGTGACACCTGTGCTGGCCaggaagacagtgagagaggTGAAACAAAAATGGAATTGTTTGGTCACAATGATACATCCTTCATTTGGCGTAAAAAAGGAGAAGCCTTCAACTCTAAGAACACCATCCCCACTGTCAAACAGGGTGGTGAGAACCTAATGCTTTGGAGATGTTTTTCAGCCAGTGGACCAGGGAACGTAATCACAGTAAACGGCACCATGAAAATAGAGCAATACAACAAGATTTGtaacaacaacatcaggcaGTCTGCAGAGAAACTTGGCCTTGGGCACCAGTGGACATTTCAGCACGACaacaacccaaaacacacagcaaaagtGGTGACAAAATGGTTAGCGGTTAGCTTATTATCTTCTGAGAGACGCCTGTGTCATTTCCAATCAAGAAAAAACTTGCTGGATGAATAAAAGTTTAAGTCAAATTTTGCCAAGGGTAAGAATAATTTCGGGCTTGACTGTATATATAAGACTGAGCTAGCTGAGTAGGTTTTGCGTTAGTATTCATGGATCTGAAATCTCACAGTCTCTATACAGCCTTAGTGTTAGCTAAAGTTGGCTGGCTGACTTGGCAGAGATTAGAAATAGTCTCTCTGTTGTCGGGTCTTTAATACGGGTCGGCCTACTTGCTGGAGTAGTACACTAGACGATTCATTACCTTATAGGCTGATAGAATGGTACATTATGCTAAACTGTTGTTTTCCAGTATTGCAAAACACCTCACGGCAAAACTCCTGCACTGTGTGTTGCACTTTTCAGCCAGAGGTTGAAATATGTTTACTCACGTTTTTTTGGCGCACGTTCCGGAGTTAGGTCGCTTTTGCCGTTAATTACACATAGTGGTTGAATGTGCACACAGCCCTGCTCCACAGGCGCAACATGCTGTTTTGTCCACAGCAGGCTCttccaaagtgtttttaaagcgGATGCACCTGTAGCATAAAAATCTCTGTGTGATCAGCGCCTCAAGGGTCAACTGACTTGTCTAAATGTTTTCCAGTTCTTACTCAGACTCCCACATTTTGATTATACCTTCTATTTTGTTGGTAACCGTTGTATGACTGCAATATTACACTCAAAGGTGTATCGGTCATGCCAATAATGACAGTAAAGCACTCCCTCTTGTGTATTATTGCTTAATTAATTAacaatcattttctgtttagCTCTGACTGTTTGCCACAAATGAATTACAAGTTTGTAGGATGTGGGGATAgcgaggtggggggggggggaagcttTGAACTCCGGGATCAGTTCAGAGAGAAGTTGACATTGTTGTTCGTCCTCGGCAACACCGCCAACACGTCTCTCCTTTGGGGGTTAGCGTGTAAGACGTCTAACCGAGGCAAATCCCTTTTTTATTGTGAGCCTGTGTGGTTGGAAGGCACGGTCCTTTGTGTGTGGCTCATGTTCATCCAAGACCTTGGCAGTGATCAGAACACACTTAACCAACTGGGACCAAACGAGGGGCATTTTGCTCTGTCTTTCATCTTATACATCGGGGAAATGCCTGGTCTCCAAGGATCGGCTAACAGAGCCAAAGACCAGAAACAGCACAatacacaataacaatacaggAGTGTTTACCACGCACACGTAAACAAAAACACACGGCTTGATGCCGGTGACACCCACAGGGAAGGTAACGGAATGAAAAgactacacaaaaaaaaaatgccaacagAAAAAGTTTGCGTGTGTGGACATCCGGCTgtcaaagtgaaagagagacaaattAGATGAATTCTGACCTAC
This sequence is a window from Acanthopagrus latus isolate v.2019 chromosome 8, fAcaLat1.1, whole genome shotgun sequence. Protein-coding genes within it:
- the foxb1a gene encoding forkhead box protein B1a — translated: MIVDTHAQTSRMPRPGRNTYSDQKPPYSYISLTAMAIQSCPEKMLPLSEIYKFIMDRFPYYRENTQRWQNSLRHNLSFNDCFIKIPRRPDQPGKGSFWALHPSCGDMFENGSFLRRRKRFKVLTSSDHLAPSKQSDAAHYLQQQAKLRLSALAATGTHLPQMSTYNLGVSQTSTFKHPFAIENIIAREYKVPGSLAFSTMQSMSAGYPLHNQLTTAWPHMYNTSVIDTAAPISMAGGDYSAYGMPIKSLCHGGQSLPAIPVPIKPTPTSMPGFSALPPHIPAFLSNSPQSLSPTSPQTATSQSSPATPSETLTSPSTLQSVAVH